In Agromyces sp. G08B096, a genomic segment contains:
- the pntB gene encoding Re/Si-specific NAD(P)(+) transhydrogenase subunit beta: MAESAPLVSAASIATAAYLVAALLFIMSLAGLSRHDTARAGVGYGIAGMAIALVATVWTTFAGAWGTPEVTTGLVLLVVAVLVGGAVGLWRARVVEMTGMPELIALLHSFVGLAAVLVGWNGALDETGMSGALLDIHHAEVFIGVFIGAVTFTGSIVAFLKLSARMSSAPLMLPGKNALNLGALIAFVALTVWYVITPELWLLVVVTVLALLLGWHLVASIGGGDMPVVISMLNSYSGWAAAAAGFLLNNDLLIVTGALVGSSGAYLSYIMCKAMNRSFISVIAGGFGIAAPTSTGEVEGEIAEISAADAAALLRDAPSVIITPGYGMAVAQAQAPVAELTRRLRERGAEVRFGIHPVAGRLPGHMNVLLAEAKVPYDIVEEMDEINDDFAETAVVLVIGANDTVNPAAAEDPGSPIAGMPVLRVWEAGTVIVFKRSMSAGYAGVPNPLFTRDNARMLFGDAKARIEDILRAL, encoded by the coding sequence GTGGCTGAATCCGCCCCGCTGGTCTCCGCGGCCTCGATCGCGACCGCGGCCTATCTCGTCGCCGCGCTGCTGTTCATCATGAGCCTCGCCGGCCTCAGCAGGCACGACACCGCCAGAGCCGGTGTCGGCTACGGCATCGCCGGCATGGCGATCGCGCTCGTCGCGACCGTGTGGACCACCTTCGCCGGCGCCTGGGGCACCCCCGAGGTGACCACGGGCCTCGTCCTGCTCGTCGTCGCCGTGCTCGTCGGCGGCGCGGTCGGCCTGTGGCGCGCCCGCGTGGTCGAGATGACCGGCATGCCCGAGCTCATCGCCCTGCTGCACAGCTTCGTCGGCCTCGCCGCCGTGCTCGTGGGCTGGAACGGGGCGCTCGACGAGACCGGCATGTCCGGTGCGCTCCTCGACATCCACCACGCCGAGGTGTTCATCGGGGTGTTCATCGGAGCGGTGACGTTCACGGGCTCGATCGTGGCGTTCCTGAAGCTCTCGGCGCGCATGTCGTCGGCGCCGCTCATGCTTCCGGGCAAGAACGCGCTGAACCTCGGCGCCCTCATCGCGTTCGTGGCGCTCACGGTCTGGTACGTCATCACGCCCGAGCTGTGGCTCCTCGTCGTCGTCACCGTGCTCGCCCTGCTGCTCGGCTGGCATCTCGTCGCCTCGATCGGCGGCGGCGACATGCCCGTCGTCATCTCGATGCTGAACAGCTACTCGGGCTGGGCGGCCGCGGCCGCCGGCTTCCTCCTGAACAACGACCTGCTGATCGTCACCGGCGCCCTCGTCGGCTCCTCGGGTGCCTACCTCTCCTACATCATGTGCAAGGCGATGAACCGCTCGTTCATCTCGGTCATCGCCGGCGGCTTCGGCATCGCCGCACCGACCTCCACCGGCGAGGTCGAGGGCGAGATCGCCGAGATCAGCGCCGCGGATGCCGCCGCGCTGCTGCGCGACGCGCCGAGCGTCATCATCACCCCGGGGTACGGCATGGCCGTCGCGCAGGCGCAGGCACCGGTGGCGGAGCTGACCCGGCGCCTCCGCGAACGGGGCGCCGAGGTGCGGTTCGGCATCCACCCGGTGGCCGGGCGCCTGCCCGGGCACATGAACGTGCTGCTCGCCGAGGCGAAGGTGCCGTACGACATCGTCGAGGAGATGGACGAGATCAACGACGACTTCGCCGAGACGGCGGTCGTGCTCGTGATCGGCGCGAACGACACCGTGAACCCCGCTGCGGCCGAGGACCCGGGCAGCCCCATCGCCGGCATGCCGGTGCTTCGGGTGTGGGAGGCCGGGACGGTGATCGTGTTCAAGCGCTCGATGTCCGCCGGCTACGCCGGCGTGCCGAACCCCCTGTTCACGCGTGACAACGCCCGCATGCTCTTCGGCGACGCGAAGGCGCGGATCGAGGACATCCTGCGGGCGCTGTAA
- a CDS encoding Re/Si-specific NAD(P)(+) transhydrogenase subunit alpha, translating into MARIGIVTEQAPETRVAATPATVAQLVALGYDVVVEAGAGARSSFPDDAYSAAGATVVAGGEALASDILLKVNAPTEAEVAALRPGTTLIALLAPAFRPELLAALAERGVTALAMDAVPRISRAQSMDVLSSMANIAGYRAVIEAAHEFGRFFTGQVTAAGKVPPAKVLVAGAGVAGLAAIGAASSLGAIVRATDPRPEVADQVRSIGGEYLKVEVDEEMVSTDGYAKATSEAYDRRAAEIYSEHAREVDIVITTALIPGRPAPKLLTAADVASMKSGSVVVDMAAGQGGNVEGSVAGERIVTPNGVIILGYTDLASRLPTQASQLYGTNVVNLLKLLTPAADGELVLDFDDVVQRSVTVARGGEVTWPPPPVQVSAAPAAAAGSGSGAGGSATGAAAVGAAGAAGPGGTAEASARRPSPVRRAVLVAVGIAALFAVNAVAPPPLPQHLTVLVLSVVVGFYVIGKVAHALHTPLMSVTNAISGIIIVGAMVQITSDQPVVQVLAGVAVLLASINIFGGFAVTRRMLAMFSSGRGADRG; encoded by the coding sequence ATGGCCCGGATCGGCATCGTCACGGAACAGGCGCCGGAGACGCGCGTCGCCGCGACCCCGGCAACCGTCGCCCAGCTCGTCGCCCTCGGCTACGACGTCGTGGTCGAGGCCGGCGCGGGCGCCCGTTCCTCGTTCCCCGACGACGCGTACTCGGCCGCCGGCGCGACCGTCGTGGCGGGCGGGGAGGCGCTGGCGAGCGACATCCTGTTGAAGGTCAATGCACCGACGGAGGCCGAGGTCGCGGCGCTCCGCCCGGGGACGACGCTCATCGCGCTGCTCGCGCCGGCGTTCCGGCCCGAGCTGCTCGCCGCCCTCGCCGAGCGGGGGGTGACCGCGCTCGCGATGGACGCGGTGCCGCGGATCTCCCGCGCGCAGTCGATGGACGTGCTGAGCTCGATGGCGAACATCGCCGGCTACCGGGCCGTCATCGAGGCCGCGCACGAGTTCGGCCGCTTCTTCACCGGGCAGGTGACGGCCGCCGGGAAGGTGCCGCCCGCGAAGGTGCTCGTCGCGGGCGCCGGCGTCGCCGGCCTCGCTGCGATCGGGGCCGCCTCGAGCCTCGGCGCCATCGTCCGTGCGACCGACCCTCGCCCGGAGGTCGCCGATCAGGTGCGCTCGATCGGCGGCGAGTACCTGAAGGTCGAGGTCGACGAGGAGATGGTCTCGACCGACGGCTACGCGAAGGCCACGAGCGAGGCGTACGACCGACGGGCCGCCGAGATCTACTCGGAGCACGCGCGTGAGGTCGACATCGTCATCACCACGGCGCTCATCCCCGGGCGTCCGGCGCCGAAACTGCTGACGGCGGCGGATGTCGCGAGCATGAAGTCGGGCTCGGTCGTGGTCGACATGGCCGCCGGGCAGGGCGGCAACGTCGAGGGCTCGGTCGCGGGCGAGCGGATCGTCACCCCGAACGGCGTGATCATCCTCGGGTACACCGACCTCGCCTCGCGGCTGCCGACCCAGGCGTCGCAGCTCTACGGCACCAACGTCGTGAATCTGCTGAAGCTGCTCACCCCAGCCGCCGACGGCGAGCTCGTGCTCGACTTCGACGACGTGGTGCAGCGCTCGGTGACCGTCGCCCGCGGCGGCGAGGTGACCTGGCCGCCGCCGCCCGTGCAGGTGTCGGCGGCGCCCGCGGCAGCCGCCGGCTCGGGCAGCGGTGCGGGCGGTTCCGCGACCGGCGCAGCGGCCGTCGGTGCGGCGGGCGCCGCCGGGCCGGGCGGTACCGCCGAGGCATCCGCGCGTCGCCCGTCGCCCGTCCGTCGCGCCGTCCTCGTCGCCGTCGGGATCGCCGCCCTCTTCGCCGTCAACGCGGTCGCGCCACCCCCGTTGCCGCAGCATCTCACGGTGCTCGTGCTGTCGGTCGTAGTCGGGTTCTACGTCATCGGCAAGGTGGCGCACGCGCTGCACACGCCGCTCATGAGCGTGACGAACGCGATCTCGGGCATCATCATCGTCGGCGCGATGGTGCAGATCACCAGCGACCAACCGGTCGTGCAGGTGCTCGCCGGCGTCGCGGTGCTGCTCGCCAGCATCAACATCTTCGGAGGGTTCGCCGTGACCCGGCGCATGCTCGCGATGTTCTCGTCCGGACGGGGGGCCGACCGTGGCTGA
- a CDS encoding IclR family transcriptional regulator: protein MAPTGGTPTAGSQTLSRGIRILEVLAAADRNLTIDELAAALGVHRSVAYRLLRTLEEHRLVTRDPAGRVALGTGLAALASGVARDLQQVALPELDEVANELGMTCLVAVPVDADEAVTLVSAAPRRTMAVVSYRPGHRHPITRGGPGKAILLGLPARDWPADVPDGLREEIAESQARGYALSHDEVVPSLRSVAVPLALPGQPPAAIAVIHVSFPKPEVEIAARLQLAAERIARAYGA from the coding sequence ATGGCACCGACCGGTGGAACGCCGACGGCCGGATCGCAGACCCTGAGCCGAGGCATCCGCATCCTCGAGGTGCTCGCCGCCGCCGACCGCAACCTCACCATCGACGAGCTCGCCGCCGCGCTCGGCGTGCACCGCTCCGTCGCGTACCGGCTGCTCCGCACGCTCGAGGAGCACCGGCTGGTCACCCGTGACCCCGCCGGGCGCGTCGCCCTCGGCACCGGCCTGGCGGCGCTCGCCTCGGGCGTCGCGCGCGACCTCCAGCAGGTCGCGCTGCCCGAGCTCGACGAGGTCGCGAACGAACTCGGCATGACCTGCCTCGTCGCCGTGCCCGTCGACGCCGACGAAGCGGTCACGCTCGTGAGTGCGGCCCCTCGGCGGACGATGGCCGTCGTCTCGTACCGTCCGGGACACCGGCATCCCATCACTCGCGGCGGACCCGGCAAGGCGATCCTGCTCGGCCTGCCCGCCCGCGACTGGCCCGCCGATGTGCCCGACGGACTCCGCGAGGAGATCGCCGAGAGCCAGGCGCGCGGCTATGCGCTGAGCCACGACGAGGTGGTGCCCTCGCTCCGCTCCGTCGCCGTGCCGCTCGCGCTACCCGGGCAGCCGCCGGCCGCGATCGCCGTGATCCACGTCTCCTTCCCGAAGCCCGAGGTGGAGATCGCCGCGCGGCTGCAGCTCGCAGCCGAGCGGATCGCCCGCGCCTACGGCGCCTGA